The proteins below come from a single Ptychodera flava strain L36383 chromosome 6, AS_Pfla_20210202, whole genome shotgun sequence genomic window:
- the LOC139134249 gene encoding paxillin homolog 1-like yields the protein MPIYYHGVTENVCHKCGNGITGSSATAVRKTCHLGYCLCWRCKREATAKRELVEKGRKPFYEINLMKVTTGAQCVGSRDGNYIVEEVIFTDDGPQRKWYPECLRCTECNKPLYGDKYEDKDGKPYCKKDFEKMFPEEKKKFNKGKGCQFTVEIPTCQAMGHMRRCCCFDVKGCQGQPASQCCPPRAQTCRYDGVRHGAHFLYYSPRPTNRDVGVRRSLPHICEWSSATRRCSEKYRSKVLSRSSFPMICYPLF from the exons ATGCCGATTTACTATCACGGAGTCACAGAGAACGTGTGCCATAAGTGCGGGAATGGAATTAC TGGCTCTTCAGCTACGGCTGTACGTAAAACATGCCACCTTGGATACTGCTTGTGTTGGAGATGTAAACGGGAAGCTACGGCAAAGAGAGAGTTGGTAGAAAAAGGTCGGAAACCATTTTACGAGATAAACTTGATGAAAGTTACTACGGGAGCGCAGTGTGTAGGTTCCAGAGATGGTAATTATATTGTAGAG GAGGTCATTTTCACTGATGATGGTCCTCAAAGAAAATGGTATCCAGAGTGTTTAAGGTGCACTGAATGCAACAAGCCGTTATACGGGGACAAGTACGAGGACAAAGATGGAAAACCATACTGCAAAAAGG ACTTTGAGAAGATGTTCccagaagaaaagaaaaaattcaacaaaggCAAAGGATGTCAATTCACGGTTGAAATCCCAACTTGCCAAGCAATGGGACACATGAGGCGCTGTTGCTGCTTTGATGTTAAG GGATGCCAAGGACAACCGGCGTCACAGTGTTGCCCGCCAAGAGCGCAAACTTGCCGTTATGATGGTGTGCGACATGGCGCTCATTTTCTGTACTACAGCCCTCGACCGACAAACCGCGACGTCGGAGTGAGACGAAGTTTACCGCATATCTGTGAATGGTCTAGTGCCACTCGCAGATGTAGCGAAAAGTACCGCAGCAAAGTATTATCTCGATCGTCCTTTCCGATGATATGTTATCCATTATTCTAG